From the genome of Aspergillus oryzae RIB40 DNA, chromosome 4:
AACCTTGGCCAAGTCCCTGGCTTGCATCGGCATTCTTCAACGCGGCATCGAGGCAAGTAAAGATGGCTTCGAattctgcttctgctgtttCACGGACTAGGGCCCCGGTTTTGAGGTCGAATCCGATGTGCCCAGTAGTGAAGATGAGAGAGCTCGTGGGAGACACGGGTACGGTGGCTGTTGTTGCCAGGGAGGCGGGTTTCACGCAGTCGCCTACTGGGCCGGGGAGATTTTTGTATGTGGTTTTGGATATTATGTCTCTTGTGGTAGAAGCTTGAGAATGTTGATTGAGTGAACTAAGGACTTGAGTATATGACACTATGTATGAATGTAAAATGTATAGATCTATGTATACTGTCTTCGATGACTTGTCATAATTTCACAAATGAGAGTAACGTAATTCAATTACTTAATAAGgaatagaaaaataataCGCAAGGACACAAAGACGAGGGGGTCTATCGAGAAAACAATTATTCTCAAGCCGGTCTCCAGCAAGGGCACACTTAGGGTAAGTGGTTTTGATACAACAACCTGACTGGCTGCGGATACCCACCTGCCTATCTGGGTAAAATAGCCAGCAGCGTTGAAGTGGGTTTAGCCTCATCTCTCGCCCGGTAATACGCCGATGCTTGTTCGCCGAGACATTATCCGGCACTGCTCTGGGACGAGCTATCAGCCTCACTTCCAATGAGAGCATCTGTAAAATATTAATCGATGTACCTGCAGCGCTAGCCGAGGAAGCGAGGTTTCCCCGTTTATCCAGCTTTAATGCATATCCCCCCATGCCAGTGTCAGATGATAACGGCTTGACGATGCCTAGCAAACTAAAAGGAATCGCAATTTGAAGCTTTTCCGTGGCCCCGCTATGGAGGGGAGGCAGGGCTTGCTGTCTGGATAACAGGGTATTTTGAGTTATACGGCGTAGAAATTATCATAAGACTAGCGATGTAGGGTATATACGTCGACCCCGGTTGTTAAGTAAGAATACTTAATTGGCAAAAACCGCTTCTGCCTTCCATTTTCTTACCACTTTCCAGCGCTCAGTAAATCTCCCGTACAGGAAATTCCCTGGCATGGCTACCCAAGTGGGCAAGAGAACCAACTCCTTGGCCTTTGCCCGTGCCGATTGCCATACGTGCACCTCAAGGGGCCAAAAGTGTGATCGCCAACGACCACACTGCACTACCTGCATCAGTCACGGTCGTAAATGTGGTGGTTTTGCAACACCCCTCTCTTGGGATCATAGACGCACGCGCAAAAGGGCTCTAGCCAGCCATGATGATTCGGGGGAGGATGCAGCCGTTACAACTCCCAAGATAGGAAATGGTCAGATAGGCAAAGACCCTCCGAGGCATTTTAGGTTTGTAcagggagggaaaagagatcGGAAACGTCGGAAAGTGGTTCAGCCACGAACTACCGCGCATGCGGAGATCGAGGCAAAGGCAGTCAATCCCCCGCAGCCGGTAGATGTTGTCCATAACGAAGTTTCTCCacatggcgatgatgaatccTCAATTGATCTGGCGGCTCTTGCTCAGTCGGAGCATTTGTTTGACCCCCCTGATGGTATGATTGGCTATGTTCCAATGTCCATATCACTACAACCCTTCAAGATGCTAACTAGGTCTAGCTTTCCATCACCATAATACTATTGATATACCCACTCCACAAGACTACTTTGCGTCTTTACTACAATCTAGCTCTTCTGCCTTTCCGTTTGAGACTCCGAGTATGATGGAGCGTACATCAAGGGAGGGACTCTCCGGCTTAGGGCTAGAGGACGCATTCCAGGATGGGCtgtccttcatctcctcggATATGGGCCCTGTGGAAGGATTAGTATCAACATTACGCGCACCCACTTTGGAGGCTGTAAATGGAGCTGGACCGGGCCCAAGCCAACCGCTAGGAAATCAGCATGAGGCACTGTTGCAAATGTGTATGATGTGGGCCCTCCGAAAGCTATGAACGTTGAGTGCTAACATGTTTCAGATGATACGGAATTCCGTGTCCTCCCAACTACATCCGATACAGCGCTGAACCCCTTCCGCTGTCGTGAGCCATTGTCCCAAGGTTCAAGGCTCCTGTTTCATTCTATCCTGGCACTGTGTTGTCGGCATCTCAGCCAGATTACTGGAACACCATCTTCGGAAGAGCGAGAGCATCGTAATCAAGCGTTTAAGCTCCTCGAGAATGCACTCCAAAGTGACCAGCTTGCAAGGAGAGGGTTGACCTTGCTGGATCCGCTTTTGGTTCTCTTCACACTTGATGTACAAGTCTCTGTCATTATCGGCGTTTAAAAAAGCTGACCTATGTGTTCTCAGTGTACCCTCTCTGCCTCCGGCCGATGGTCCACCTACCTAACTCGAGCACATTCCCTCCTCGAAGCATGTGGAGGCCCGCCAGCCCTTGATAATGCGCTGATTCGATCTCAAGTAGCTATGATCCTGTGGTAAGCCCGCATCACGCATACAACTAACCTACTATACCTAACAGAACAACCAGGTGGGACGCAACCCTAGCCCTCGTCTCCCGCCAAGGAACAGTATTCTCTCAGTCCTACCTCGACCACCTTATACactcagagaagaaagacaagtGGTCATTCTACGATCTCACCGGCTGTCCAAGCGACCTagtcgtcatcatcttcaagctAGCAGAGCTAGCCCACCAGAGCACAATAGCCTCCAGCATGGAATGGCTCACCTTCAACCTAAACCCCATTGTCCAAATTGAAGAGCAACTTCGATCCTGGATGCACCCTTCCTTCGCAGCACCGTCCTATAACCAGACCAACCCtagtgttgatgatggtacTCGCACTCACCCACTCGACGAAGACACGGTTCACGCGCACCAAGACCGCCATCATTGTGCCGAGGCATGGCGACATGCTCTCCTGCTCTATATTGATAGATTATTCAGATGGGATCGAAGTCAGATTCGACCGTTGTCTATTCCTTGTCTTGCCAGATTGACTCTCAACCATGTCAAGTGTTGTAGGCGGACTTCTCAGACGCAGAAGCAGTTATTGTTACCTGTCTTTTTAGCTGGTAGCGAGACGGGGGATGAGGAGATGCGGGATATGGCTAGGGGATATTGTCGGTGGTGGAGTGAACGCAGTAGATATAATATGTTCCAATCTGTGCCAGTGTTactggaggatatctggaACGGAGATACATGGTGGGGAGATGTGGTCGATGAGAAGACTAAAGGGGCGTCGTCGGCGGAGGGGTCTAATGtgcagtttctttttgggtaGGCTCTATAAGAACAagccttgctcttctgttAAGAGACTTTCAActgggaagaagaacgatatTCTCACTAGGTGATGAAGCCCGAAACCTGCCTCCAGAGTACATGCTTAATTGCTCAAGTGAATCGGTCTTCGATCCTGTGTAATCGACCCTTCATATGTCTTTGACATGTCTCATGAATCATTGAAGTGCATTACTAGCATTCAAAGCATCCCAATCAATTTCTGGTCCTTTAAATTATGTCTCCTTTCAATCCAAAGGACTAAAACGAGTCCAAAAACGCCCGTGATGACCACCGCATTACTATCAACTTAGTCACATTCCCAAAtgcgagaaagaaatcagaGAAAAACTCATTAGTTCATGCTCCCCAAAGTTGTAGGCACCGTATTcgggaaacaaaagaagatcCCACTGATGATCAACCAAATAACAGAGAAGATATTCACCGCATACCCGATAACAGGCC
Proteins encoded in this window:
- a CDS encoding Zn(II)2Cys6 transcription factor domain-containing protein (predicted protein) is translated as MATQVGKRTNSLAFARADCHTCTSRGQKCDRQRPHCTTCISHGRKCGGFATPLSWDHRRTRKRALASHDDSGEDAAVTTPKIGNGQIGKDPPRHFRFVQGGKRDRKRRKVVQPRTTAHAEIEAKAVNPPQPVDVVHNEVSPHGDDESSIDLAALAQSEHLFDPPDGLEDAFQDGLSFISSDMGPVEGLVSTLRAPTLEAVNGAGPGPSQPLGNQHEALLQMCMMWALRKL
- a CDS encoding uncharacterized protein (predicted protein), with protein sequence MEWLTFNLNPIVQIEEQLRSWMHPSFAAPSYNQTNPSVDDGTRTHPLDEDTVHAHQDRHHCAEAWRHALLLYIDRLFRWDRSQIRPLSIPCLARLTLNHVKCCRRTSQTQKQLLLPVFLAGSETGDEEMRDMARGYCRWWSERSRYNMFQSVPVLLEDIWNGDTWWGDVVDEKTKGASSAEGSNVQFLFG